DNA from Chloroflexota bacterium:
GTACCGCCCGGCGCCGGATATATGGTTCGGCCACCTCGCGCATCTCGATCGCCGTCATGACCCGGGTTTCGACCCCCAGCGCTTCGATTGCCTGCTGCAATGCGAGCGCGTTTATCGCCGTGCCGAGCATGCCCATGTAATCGGCGGTCGAGCGGTGCATTCCCCGCGCCTGAGCCGATTCTCCGCGCCAAATGTTGCCGGCCCCAACGACCACTCCCACCTCGACTCCGACGTTGTAGGCCGCTACGACCTGGCGAGCCAGGGCCGCCACCCGCTCGGGGTCGACTCCAAAGCCTGATTCATCAGCCAGCGCGGTCCCGCTGAGCTTTAACATCGCCCGCCTGTAGACCGGCGGGTCGGCCACAGGTTGCATCAGGGGAGCTGGGCCGGGGGAAGGTGGGGCTTAGATCTCAAACCGTGCGAAATCGGAGACCCGTATGTTCTCTCCGGTCCGGGCGATCGATTCCTGAATCAATTCGCCCACCGTCCGCGAGGGATCGCGCACGTAGCTCTGTTCCAGAAGAGCGTCGCCGTCGCCCTCGTCCTCGGCGCCGACCCGACCGGGGTCTAGTGCGGCGATGTGCATCGCCAGCTCCTTGGCCAAGGTCTGG
Protein-coding regions in this window:
- a CDS encoding UMP kinase; translated protein: MQPVADPPVYRRAMLKLSGTALADESGFGVDPERVAALARQVVAAYNVGVEVGVVVGAGNIWRGESAQARGMHRSTADYMGMLGTAINALALQQAIEALGVETRVMTAIEMREVAEPYIRRRAVRHLERGRIVIFGAGTGNPYFTTDTAGALRASEMDADILLKATRVNGVFDRDPEKHPDAVHFPKITYIEALNRRLQVMDATAFSLCMQNNMPIVVFELDEKAKNLVGVLRGESIGTRVEPG